The region AATTTCGGCGGGAAGGCGATTATCGAAACTCACCAAAACGCCAGCTTTCATGCGGGTGCACAACATCTCGTGCACTCATGAGTTGAGGGGGCTTACTACCACAATATCTACCCTGCCCCAAAGGTATCGCTCTTGTAAATCCGTACCTTTTCAGTCCGAATTACAATTCATCGACCGTTGTTTCCCGCATTGATATATCGGATCACGATCCATTGCCGGCGACCTCTCTCCGGCCGGAAAACAGTGGTCAGTTCTCAGTGCTCAGTAGTCAGTTCTCAGTAGTCAGTGCTCAGTGCTCAGTGCTCAGTGCTCAGTGCTCATAAGAAGTGTCATTCCGAGCGAAGCGGCGCAGCCGCGAAGTCGAGGAACCCCCGCTTTTCTTCAGCCCAGCCACAAATGCCCCCGGCAGACAGACACCACCGCACCAGGCATCGCAAAATGCGGGGGTTTCTCCACTCCGCAGGACGATAAAACCGTCCCGCTCCGGTCGAAATGACACATCGCGCTGGATCAGGACACACCACGGTGGTTGGACGTGGTGGCTGGAGTGAAACAGAAAAACCTCACCCGGCCATCTACTCCCGCCCCGGTCGCCCTGCCCCTACCCCTGGTCCCTGGCCCCTTCACCCTGATACGGTCTTCTTCATGGCTCGACCCATTCGCCGTCCACGCGCGCCCCGGTACGACTCCGCCGCTGCCATCGCCCAGCTCTCAGCCGCCGACCCGAAGCTCGGCCGCCTGATCGAACGCGCCGGCCCCTTCACTCTTCGGCTCTCCAGCGCACAGTCGCCGTTCGAGGCTCTGGTCGAATCCATCATCTACCAGCAGCTGCACGGCAAGGCCGCGGCCACCATCCATCAGCGCATGCTCGAAAGCTTTCACGAGATCTGCGGCGTCGGCGCGCATCCCTCGGCCCAGCACCTGCTCGACTGCCCCAACGAGCAGCTTCGCGCAGCCGGCCTTTCGAAGAACAAGATGCTCGCCCTCCGCGACCTCGCCGCGAAGACACTCGACGGTACCGTCCCTACGCTGGCGCGCATCCGCCGCATGTCCGACGAAGACATCATCGAACACCTGACGCAGGTGCGCGGCATCGGCCGCTGGACGGTCGAGATGCTGCTGATCTTTCGCCTGGGCCGCGCTGACGTCCTTCCCGTCTCCGACTACGGCGTGCGCAAGGGCTTCGCCCTCACCTTCCAGGGGCTCAGCCCGAACAAAAAGGTCGAGCCATCAGACCTTCCCGACGCGGAGACCATGCGCCGACGCGCCCGCAAGTGGGCCCCCTGGCGCTCCATCGCAAGCTGGTACATGTGGCGGGCCTGCGACCTTGCCAGCGGAAAGCAGGCCCAGACCCTGGGAGCCTGAGCAGGGAAAGCGGCGTTGCGCTCAATAGCATCGTCATGCCGAGCGCAGCGATGCTTCGGGTCAGAATGACGAGCAGAAGAGGATGCACCGACCACGCTCCAGATAAAAGAAGCGACCTCACGGCCTGTAGGACGGAGGACGCAGATTGTCCGGCTCCCACGCCCAGTCCGGAACCGGCAGTCCATTCGGCCGTGGCGAAGCTCCCGGCGGAGTCGTAATGTCGCCCTTGTCCTGTTTCAGGCTGGCATAAGCCTCGACCACGTTCGGAGGAAACGAAGGGATCTGCGATTCAAGGTCGTCCATCAGTTCCTTGACGAGGTCGGGATGAAACTTCGCCACGTCATAGCTCTCCGCCGGATCGCGCGCCAGGTTATACAGCTCCGGATGCTGCAACCACGCGCTGCCCCGCGCCCCGGTGGTCCTGTCGTTGATGTAGATCTCGCCCTTGATGCCCTGTGCGACCCGCAGCTTCCACTCGTCCCTGCGGATGCAGTGCACATCCAGTCCGTGGCCTCCCATGGCGCTGAAGTAGAGCAGCGGTTTGCGCTTCACCGGACCCGCGCCGCCCAGCAGCACCTTTGAGAAGTCGCCGCCATCCAGCGGCTTCTCCGGCGATTTCAGGCCGCACAGCGAAACCATCGTAGGCAGCACGTCCAGGTTGGAGCACCACGTATCGACCACCTTGTTCGCGGCGATCGTTCCCGGCCACATCGCCAGGAACGGCACCCGGAAGCCGCCTTCGAACGTCGATGCCTTGCGCCCGCGCAGCAACCCGGGACTCCCCAGGTACCAGGGGCCGTGATCGCTGGTGAAGCAGATCAGCGTGTCTCCGGTCAGCCCCTTGCGTTCGATGGCGCGCACCACCTCGCCTACGCTCCAGTCGATCTCGGCAACCGCATCGCCGAAGTCGCCGAACCCTGTCTTGCCACGGAAGCGCTCCGAAGCACGCGCCGGATCGTGCGGATACGAGAACGCCATGTACAGAAAGAAGGGATTGCCGGCGCTCTGCTCGTCGATGAACTTCACCGCCTCTTCGGTGTAACGCGGCGTCAGCAGATCGCGGTCCGTGTTCTTTTCGAGAATGGCCGTGTCGCGAAACAGCGGCAGCGGATTCATGTCGTCACTGTAAGGAACTCCATAAAACGAATCGAAGCCACGGCTGGTCGGCAGAAACTGCGGCGCCTGTCCCAGGTGCCATTTGCCGATCGCCTTGGTCTTGTATCCCGCGCCGTGAAACAGCTCGGAGAGAAACGTCTCCTCAAGCGAAGTTCCTTCCGTCGGAGCATTGGGAGAAAACGCTCCTGTCGTATTGCTGCGCAGACCATATCGCCCCGTCATCACCGCCGCGCGCGAGGCCGAGCAGATGGGATGTCCCGCATTGAAGTGCGTAAAGCGCAGCCCATGTGCAGCCATGCGATCGAGATTCGGCGTCGGCAGCTGCGAGCCGTAGCAGCCAGGATCTCCGTAGCCCAGGTCGTCGCAGATCATGAAGATCACATTCGGACGCCGGCCCATCCCCGGCTTCAATGCGCCGGCTACCGCGCTCTCACCCTTCGAAAACGCGAACGAAGGCGCCGAAGCACCTGCAGCAACCCCTGTGGACACAAGGGAAATAAACTTTCGCCGATCCATCATCTCTCCCGAGATCGTTTCCAAAAATAACTATGCGTAAGACTACTCTTCTATCGAGATAGCCCGTAGCGCAGTCGAGCCCTAAAAAGAAGTGCCATCGCCGGGCGGAGCAGACATAGCAGGCTCTCCACAAGAGGTGTCATCCTGAGCGAAGCGCGTCAGCGCGTAGTCGAAGGATCCGCTTCAGGATGACACTTTTCGATCAGCCTGCGTTGGATCCGTTCACGACGACAAATCTTTGTACGCGTTTTCGTTAGTGGCGGATTTTTCGTCAAGCTGATGGGGGGGTCTTCGAATCAGGATGGGGTGTCATCCTGAGCGGAGCATCTCGCGGCCGTATCGCGAGACGCGCAGTCGAAGGATCTGCGGTTCGCTCGCCTCGGCACTTCCGTCCGCTCCTTCTCCACAAGCGTTCCCAAAATACGATCGGCATCCGAGTGTCACCCTGTTAAAAATCTTCGGCAATTCATCCCTTCTTCCTCACCAACCCCCGCGCCTGCAATAGCCTCTAAGTGAGGACATGACAGAGTCGAACACGAACGCATCCGCGCCTGGCGCCCCCGTTTCTTCCGAGCACCAGCGCTTCGTCTGTATCCACGGCCACTTCTACCAGCCGCCGCGTGAAAACCCGTGGCTCGAGACCGTGGAGATCCAGGACTCCGCCGCGCCCTACCATGACTGGAACGACCGCATCACTGCCGAGTGCTACGCCCCCAACGGCGCCTCGCGCATCACCGATACGGAGAACAAGATCGTCCGCATCATGAACAACTACTCGTGGATCAGCTTCAACTTCGGGCCTACCCTGTTGAGCTGGCTCAACGACTTTGCTCCGCGCACCTATCGCATGATTCTCGATGCCGATCGCACCAGTGCGGAGCGCAACAAGGGCCACGGCTCGGCCATCGCGCAGGTCTACAACCACATCATCATGCCGCTCGCGAATGAGCGCGACGCCCGCACCCAGATCCGCTGGGGCATCTACGACTTCGAGTTTCGCTTTGGACGCAAGCCGGAAGGCATGTGGCTGGCCGAAACCGCCGTCAGCCATCAGGTGCTCGACCTGATGGCGCAGGAGGGCATCAAGTTCACTATCCTCGCGCCGCACCAGTGTGCGCGTGTGCGCAGCCTTGCGCATCAGGAGGCCAGTGACCACGCCGAAGCCGAACAGGAGCAGCCGTGGACCGAAACGCCGGACGCCTCCGTCGACACGCGCCACGCCTATCGCGTTCGGCTCAACGAAGGCCGCTTCATCGACGTCTTCTTCTACAACGGGCCCAACTCCCGCGCCATCGCCTTTGAAGGGCTTCTGAACAGCGGCGTCGACTTCGCCCGCAGGATGCTGACCGGCTTCGGAGACGAAACTCTCGTCAGCCCGGATGAAGTCGCCCTGCTGTCGCACGTCGCCACCGACGGCGAGAGCTACGGTCATCACCACAGGCACGGCGAGATGGCGCTCTCCTACGCCATTCACTGGCTCAACGGCGAAGAGCACACGCCGCTGATCAACTACGCCGACTATCTTGCCCGGTACGCCCCCCAATGGGAGGCGGAGGTCGTCGACGATACCTCCTGGAGCTGCGCTCACGGCGTGGAGCGCTGGCGATCGAACTGCGGGTGCAACAGCGGAGGCCGTCCCAACTGGAGCCAGCTGTGGCGCGCTCCTCTGCGTGAGGCTCTCGACCAGTTACGCGACGCTACCTGCCCCATGGCCGAAAAGATGGGCGCATCCTTGTTCAAGGATCTCTGGGCCGCGCGCGACGCCTATGTTCGCGTCATCCTCAACCGTTCGCGCTCGAACACCGATGCCTTCTTTGCCGAGTTTGCCACCCATGAGCTGTCGCAGGAAGAACGCACCCGCGCACTCGAGCTGATGGAGCTGGAACGCCACACGCAGCTGATGTACACCAGCTGCGGCTGGTTCTTCGATGAGATCTCCGGAATCGAGACCGTACAGGTGATCGCCTACGCCGCCCGCGTTCTGCAGCTCGCGGCATGCCTCTTCGGCGACCCCGGCGTCGCGCTCGAGCAACGTTTTCTCGAGACCCTGGCCAGCGCGCCCAGCAACGTCCCCGAGATCGGCAACGGCGCCGAGGTCTACCGCCGATACGTTACCGGTATGAAGATCGGGCTTGAGCAGGTTGGCGCGCACTACGCCATCAGCTCCATCTTCCGCTCCTATCCGGAACAGGGCGAGATCTTCTGCTACAACGTCCGCCGCCAGCGCCATGAGGTCTTCAGCTCCGGCCGCGGACGCGTCGCCCTGGGCGCCGCATGGATCGACTCCCGCATCACCGAGGAGACCGAGGAGATCTGCTTCGCCGTCCTTCATCTCGGCGACCAGAACCTCTCCGCCGCGGTCAAGCGCTATAACTCCTCGGACCCCCGGCAGGTCGAAGCCTTCGAGAGCTTCTCCAGGCAGATTGCCGAAGCCATGCGCCGCGCCAACCTGCCCGAGGTCATCCGCCTCATCGATCATCTCTTCGGCGGCATGAACTACTCCCTGCTCTCGCTCTTCGCCGACGAGCAGCACCGCATCCTTGAGTCGATCCTCACCCAGACCGTGGCTGAGATGGAAAACTCCCTCAGCAAGATCTACCAGGACCACACCTCGCTGCTGGACTTCCTTACCGAGTGCGGCATGGCACCGCCGCCTGCGCTCGAGGTCGTTGCCAACTACGCCATCGGCGGTATGCTGCGCCGCGCTATTGAGGCCGACAAGTTCGAGGCCGACCAAATCCTCTCGCTTGCGCAACGCGCCAGCGTCGAACACATCACCCTCAACACGCATGAGCTTGGCTATATCGCCGGGCAACGCATGAAACGCGCCATGGTACAGCTTGAGAGCGCTGCCGATGGCAAAGAGGCCGCCTCGCGAGCGCTGAGCGAAGCCCTCACCATGGCCGAGACCTTTCGCCACCTTCCCTTCGAGGTCAACTTCTGGCAGGCCCAGAACATCTGGAACGACCTGCTGCGCCGCACCGATCGCAACTACTGGACCGAGGAGTGGCGCAAGGACTTCCGACAGCTGGGCGAGACCATGGACATCCGGGTCGACCAGCTCGTCACCGAAGAGGGTGTCAGCGCCTTCTAGGTCGCGAAGCACCGTCCTGAAGGTGGGCGTCCGGAGTGCGATTTTCATCCGATGCCGCCTTCTGAGGCGCTCGCACATCCCTCTTGCCCGCCATGGCATCTCTTGG is a window of Edaphobacter sp. 12200R-103 DNA encoding:
- a CDS encoding DNA-3-methyladenine glycosylase, with protein sequence MARPIRRPRAPRYDSAAAIAQLSAADPKLGRLIERAGPFTLRLSSAQSPFEALVESIIYQQLHGKAAATIHQRMLESFHEICGVGAHPSAQHLLDCPNEQLRAAGLSKNKMLALRDLAAKTLDGTVPTLARIRRMSDEDIIEHLTQVRGIGRWTVEMLLIFRLGRADVLPVSDYGVRKGFALTFQGLSPNKKVEPSDLPDAETMRRRARKWAPWRSIASWYMWRACDLASGKQAQTLGA
- a CDS encoding sulfatase-like hydrolase/transferase, giving the protein MSTGVAAGASAPSFAFSKGESAVAGALKPGMGRRPNVIFMICDDLGYGDPGCYGSQLPTPNLDRMAAHGLRFTHFNAGHPICSASRAAVMTGRYGLRSNTTGAFSPNAPTEGTSLEETFLSELFHGAGYKTKAIGKWHLGQAPQFLPTSRGFDSFYGVPYSDDMNPLPLFRDTAILEKNTDRDLLTPRYTEEAVKFIDEQSAGNPFFLYMAFSYPHDPARASERFRGKTGFGDFGDAVAEIDWSVGEVVRAIERKGLTGDTLICFTSDHGPWYLGSPGLLRGRKASTFEGGFRVPFLAMWPGTIAANKVVDTWCSNLDVLPTMVSLCGLKSPEKPLDGGDFSKVLLGGAGPVKRKPLLYFSAMGGHGLDVHCIRRDEWKLRVAQGIKGEIYINDRTTGARGSAWLQHPELYNLARDPAESYDVAKFHPDLVKELMDDLESQIPSFPPNVVEAYASLKQDKGDITTPPGASPRPNGLPVPDWAWEPDNLRPPSYRP
- a CDS encoding DUF3536 domain-containing protein: MTESNTNASAPGAPVSSEHQRFVCIHGHFYQPPRENPWLETVEIQDSAAPYHDWNDRITAECYAPNGASRITDTENKIVRIMNNYSWISFNFGPTLLSWLNDFAPRTYRMILDADRTSAERNKGHGSAIAQVYNHIIMPLANERDARTQIRWGIYDFEFRFGRKPEGMWLAETAVSHQVLDLMAQEGIKFTILAPHQCARVRSLAHQEASDHAEAEQEQPWTETPDASVDTRHAYRVRLNEGRFIDVFFYNGPNSRAIAFEGLLNSGVDFARRMLTGFGDETLVSPDEVALLSHVATDGESYGHHHRHGEMALSYAIHWLNGEEHTPLINYADYLARYAPQWEAEVVDDTSWSCAHGVERWRSNCGCNSGGRPNWSQLWRAPLREALDQLRDATCPMAEKMGASLFKDLWAARDAYVRVILNRSRSNTDAFFAEFATHELSQEERTRALELMELERHTQLMYTSCGWFFDEISGIETVQVIAYAARVLQLAACLFGDPGVALEQRFLETLASAPSNVPEIGNGAEVYRRYVTGMKIGLEQVGAHYAISSIFRSYPEQGEIFCYNVRRQRHEVFSSGRGRVALGAAWIDSRITEETEEICFAVLHLGDQNLSAAVKRYNSSDPRQVEAFESFSRQIAEAMRRANLPEVIRLIDHLFGGMNYSLLSLFADEQHRILESILTQTVAEMENSLSKIYQDHTSLLDFLTECGMAPPPALEVVANYAIGGMLRRAIEADKFEADQILSLAQRASVEHITLNTHELGYIAGQRMKRAMVQLESAADGKEAASRALSEALTMAETFRHLPFEVNFWQAQNIWNDLLRRTDRNYWTEEWRKDFRQLGETMDIRVDQLVTEEGVSAF